The proteins below are encoded in one region of Rhizobium sp. 9140:
- a CDS encoding ubiquinol-cytochrome C chaperone family protein — translation MFFGLFGKKNGNAAIVARQYDHLTAAARQPVLYESMDVPDTVMGRFEMVSAVLILYFRRTRASARAGQEIAQEIVDAFFEDVDHSIRELGVGDVSVPKRMKKLASMFYGRLESYSAALDQADQPALEAALRRNFHPKAEGSAPSMAALAAYMMSAEAVLTATGEDQVETGVLAIPTPEALPMPETLTADDARQRNDL, via the coding sequence ATGTTTTTCGGCCTGTTCGGCAAAAAAAACGGCAATGCCGCGATCGTCGCCCGTCAGTATGACCATCTGACGGCCGCAGCGCGCCAGCCTGTGCTCTATGAAAGCATGGATGTGCCCGATACCGTCATGGGACGGTTCGAAATGGTCTCGGCCGTGCTGATTCTCTACTTCCGCCGCACACGGGCCTCCGCCCGGGCAGGGCAGGAGATCGCGCAGGAGATCGTGGATGCCTTCTTCGAGGACGTCGATCACTCGATCCGCGAACTCGGCGTCGGCGATGTCAGCGTGCCCAAGCGCATGAAAAAGCTGGCCTCCATGTTCTATGGCCGGCTGGAGAGCTATTCCGCAGCGCTGGACCAGGCCGACCAGCCGGCGCTGGAGGCAGCACTTCGGCGCAATTTTCATCCCAAGGCCGAGGGGTCGGCGCCCTCGATGGCAGCCCTTGCCGCCTATATGATGTCGGCCGAGGCTGTGCTGACCGCAACCGGCGAGGATCAGGTCGAGACGGGAGTGTTGGCGATCCCCACGCCTGAGGCTCTGCCGATGCCGGAAACCTTGACTGCAGACGACGCTCGACAAAGGAATGACCTGTGA
- a CDS encoding outer membrane protein assembly factor BamE, which yields MSLTRRFFKSDMQFLNRAGLAVTLCAGLLAGCQSSGDLFTVSQTYNQGYVVDQETLALVPVGSSREQVLLSLGTPSTTATFDNEVFYYISQKRRRPVAFMKPKLIDQSILAVYFDKDGTVSQLAHYTQQDGKVFDMISRTTPTGGKELTFLSQLLTGNGIGKGMARSVLSGSGNSGGL from the coding sequence ATGTCGTTGACGAGACGTTTTTTCAAGTCCGACATGCAGTTTCTAAACCGGGCGGGCCTCGCCGTCACCCTCTGCGCGGGCCTTCTGGCCGGCTGCCAGAGTTCTGGCGACCTGTTCACCGTGTCGCAGACCTATAACCAGGGCTATGTGGTGGATCAGGAGACGCTGGCGCTTGTGCCTGTCGGCTCCAGCCGCGAGCAGGTGCTGCTTTCGCTCGGCACGCCCTCGACCACCGCGACCTTCGACAACGAGGTGTTCTACTACATCTCGCAGAAGCGCCGCCGCCCGGTCGCCTTCATGAAGCCGAAGCTGATCGACCAGAGCATTCTCGCCGTCTACTTCGACAAGGACGGCACCGTATCCCAGCTCGCGCACTACACGCAGCAGGACGGCAAGGTGTTCGACATGATCTCCCGCACCACGCCGACAGGCGGCAAGGAACTCACCTTCCTCAGCCAGCTTCTGACCGGCAACGGCATCGGCAAGGGCATGGCACGTTCCGTTCTGTCGGGCAGCGGCAACAGCGGCGGCCTCTGA